The Aquidulcibacter paucihalophilus genome has a window encoding:
- the maiA gene encoding maleylacetoacetate isomerase, translating into MILHGYWRSGAAYRTRIALALKGLAYEQQGIDLRTGAQRSAAFAALNPQGMVPALEVDGAVLTQSPAILEWLEETHPAPALLPAGPVDRAHVRAMAALIGCDIHPLNNLRVGKTLRETFGADQAAVDAWAARWIVPGFEALEALVGRRGAGWCFGDTPTLADCYLIPQIYSARRFNVPVDAFPRLLAIDGAAALHPAFIAAHPDNQPDAD; encoded by the coding sequence GCCTACCGCACCCGCATCGCCCTGGCGCTCAAGGGGCTCGCTTATGAGCAACAGGGGATCGACCTGCGCACCGGTGCCCAGCGGTCGGCGGCCTTCGCTGCGCTCAATCCGCAGGGCATGGTGCCCGCGCTGGAGGTCGACGGCGCGGTCCTGACCCAGAGCCCGGCCATTCTGGAATGGCTGGAGGAAACCCACCCCGCCCCGGCCCTTTTGCCCGCCGGCCCGGTGGATCGGGCCCATGTCCGCGCCATGGCCGCCCTGATCGGATGCGACATTCACCCGCTGAACAATCTGCGCGTCGGCAAGACGTTGCGTGAGACCTTCGGGGCCGACCAGGCCGCCGTGGACGCCTGGGCCGCGCGCTGGATCGTTCCCGGATTTGAGGCGCTGGAAGCACTCGTCGGCCGCCGTGGCGCAGGCTGGTGTTTCGGCGACACCCCGACCCTGGCCGACTGCTATCTGATCCCGCAGATCTATTCGGCCCGCCGGTTCAACGTGCCGGTCGACGCCTTCCCGCGCCTGTTGGCTATCGACGGGGCGGCAGCGCTTCATCCCGCCTTCATCGCCGCCCATCCGGACAATCAGCCGGACGCCGACTGA